A stretch of the Chanos chanos chromosome 1, fChaCha1.1, whole genome shotgun sequence genome encodes the following:
- the gnptab gene encoding N-acetylglucosamine-1-phosphotransferase subunits alpha/beta isoform X1, which yields MVISSFLKLLQRQTYTCLSHRYGLYLCFGGLVLTIVSAFQFGEVVVEWSRDQYHVLFDSYRDNVAGRSFQTRLCLPMPIDVVYTWVNGSDTQLLKDLRVVRDQLEQEQKALREKLGKNVSEVTEAPKGRPECLLSHCIVGPIVVLDPALPANVSLKDLPSLSPSLSSAKELLQIAKPLHPTSSVSVVLFHSPSEADEAFSDFPKATLKHSISRGYLTADKEAPGLVRMQTLAYLSGFPASLKETEQLRAKLPPVVTGKIKQLHLYSEASIALLHLNSQQDFSDLTQQARKNLTMDGKELTVSPAYLFWDLSAITMSKQDEDVSASRFEDNEELRYSLRSVEKHAPWVRHIFIVTNGQIPSWLNLDNPRVTVVTHQDIFQNQSHLPTFSSPAIETHIHRIPGLSQKFIYLNDDVMFGKDVWPDDFYSHSKGQKVYLTWPVPNCAEGCPGSWIKDGYCDKACNNSACDWDGGDCLGTGGTSRFGGGAVAGAVAGGGQPWQFAGGLGGIGGVSFCNQGCANSWLADKFCDQACNVLSCGFDVGDCGQDNFGQLHHVVLRRNQSEYTIPVGELRPYFSFTGLANRVAEAQVSDSLVVRHTSVANKWKTIHLLLMSGHNSTQIHYNITFEGSDDTKFIYTFTVTVDTRELPKSNSSDHVHSEGAKESKPPVVTPEPEMPFPDIPVEKRGPKIQKIPTGHLEVAVEVPSVNESSLPADVRHELHKLEERLLKGDITMKGYNLTKALLLRPYSTMSQNSLLSSNQNVEALESRHPKSNKDQEHGAKNTSEKPQTDKSKQMMRVKRADKGGVDPEKNEEKENINRERKVEAPAVPSSLIQVPIDDRPVGDGVMPTGTPRAAGSRLLSTLVGSLSKGRESDSQAQAQASQGTEDRGDGKVAVGRRLQHYTVADRGFLPWERRKYFQDLLEEDERLQRELLYQADGAAAARKLHDTFADSLRYVNKLLNSQFGFASRKVPAHMPHMIDRLIMQELQDTFPDEFDKTSSHRVRHSEDMQFAFSYFYFLMSALQQLNISQVFDEIDTDHSGVLSDREIRTLATRIHELPLSLQDLTSLEQMLINCSRTLPTNLTQLHIVNPTQEAYYDPSMPPVTKGLVVHCKAITERIHKAFRDQNKYRFEIMGEEEIAFKMVRTNVSHVVGQLDDIRKNPRKFICLNDNIDHSHKDAGTVKAVLRDFYESMFPLPSQFELPREYRNRFLHMAELQEWRVYRDKLKFWTHCVLITLVIFTVISFFAEQLIVLKRRLCPRRRVVKELNPERV from the exons ATGGTGATCAGTTCGTTTCTCAAACTCCTGCAAAGGCAGACgtacacctgtctgtctcatcGTTATGGACTTTACCTCTGCTTCGGAGGTTTGGTGCTTACGATCGTGTCAGCATTTCAGTTTGGAGAG GTGGTGGTCGAGTGGAGTAGAGATCAATACCACGTGCTCTTTGACTCCTACAGGGATAATGTAGCAGGCAGATCCTTTCAGACACG GCTTTGTCTCCCAATGCCCATCGATGTGGTGTACACTTGGGTAAATGGCTCGGACACACAGCTGTTGAAGGACCTGCGTGTTGTCAGGGACCAGTTGGAGCAGGAGCAGAAAGCCCTTAG GGAAAAGCTGGgaaaaaatgtcagtgaagTTACAGAGGCACCAAAGGGAAG GCCTGAGTGCCTGCTCTCCCATTGCATTGTTGGGCCTATTGTGGTGCTGGATCCGGCTCTACCTGCAAATGTGAGTCTGAAGGACCTGCCATCGCTGTCTCCGTCCCTCTCCTCTGCCAAAGAACTTCTGCAGATAGCTAAGCCTCTCCATCCCACCAGCAGTGTTTCTGTTGTACTCTTCCATTCTCCTAGTGAAG ctGATGAAGCTTTCTCAGACTTCCCAAAAGCCACTCTGAAACATTCCATCTCAAGAGGATACCTG ACGGCAGATAAAGAGGCTCCGGGGCTGGTCCGCATGCAGACACTGGCTTATCTCAGTGGTTTCCCGGCATCgttaaaagagacagaacagctAAGAGCCAAACTTCCCCCTGTTGTCACTGGCAAAATCAAACAG CTACACCTGTATTCGGAGGCCAGTATTGCCCTGCTCCACCTGAACAGCCAGCAGGACTTCAGTGACCTCACCCAGCAGGCCCGCAAGAACCTGACCATGGACGGGAAAGAGCTGACCGTCAGCCCAGCTTACCTGTTCTGGGACCTCAGTGCCATCACTATG TCTAAGCAGGATGAAGATGTGTCTGCTAGTCGTTTTGAAGACAACGAGGAGTTGCGCTATTCCCTTCGATCGGTGGAGAAACACGCCCCCTGGGTCCGGCACATATTCATCGTTACCAATGGACAGATCCCATCCTGGCTGAACTTGGATAACCCTCGTGTTACTGTGGTTACGCACCAG GATATCTTCCAAAATCAGAGTCATCTGCCCACTTTTAGCTCTCCCGCTATAGAGACACACATCCATCGGATCCCAGGCCTGTCTCAGAAGTTCATCTATCTCAATGATGACGTCATGTTTGGCAAGGACGTGTGGCCAGATGATTTCTACAGCCATTCCAAGGGTCAGAAG GTATACCTCACATGGCCTGTTCCAAACTGTGCGGAAGGCTGTCCAGGCTCCTGGATTAAAGATGGCTACTGTGATAAAGCGTGCAACAATTCGGCCTGTGACTGGGATGGAGGAGACTGTCTAG GAACTGGAGGGACTAGCCGTTTTGGTGGTGGAGCTGTGGCAGGAGCAGTGGCAGGAGGTGGGCAACCGTGGCAGTTTGCTGGAGGCCTGGGTGGTATTGGCGGAGTATCTTTCTGTAATCAGGGCTGTGCCAATTCCTGGCTGGCGGACAAGTTCTGCGACCAAGCATGCAATGTGCTATCTTGCGGATTTGACGTGGGAGACTGTGGCCAAG ATAACTTTGGCCAGCTGCACCATGTGGTCCTGCGGAGGAACCAGAGTGAATACACAATTCCTGTGGGGGAACTGAGGCcatatttcagtttcactgGCCTGGCCAATCGTGTAGCGGAAGCTCAGGTTAGCGACAGCCTTGTTGTTCGCCACACCTCTGTTGCCAACAAATGGAAGACCATCCACCTACTGCTCATGTCTGGCCACAACTCTACCCAGATCCACTACAACATAACCTTTGAAGGCTCTGATGACACCAAGTTCATCTACACCTTCACAGTTACCGTGGATACTCGGGAGCTTCCAAAGTCCAACAGCTCAGACCATGTACATTCAGAGGGAGCAAAAGAATCAAAGCCCCCTGTTGTGACCCCAGAGCCTGAGATGCCCTTTCCCGACATTCCTGTGGAGAAACGTGGTCCCAAGATCCAGAAAATACCAACAGGGCACTTGGAGGTGGCTGTGGAGGTTCCATCAGTGAACGAGTCTTCCCTACCAGCAGATGTACGCCATGAGCTCCATAAACTGGAGGAGCGCCTACTGAAAGGAGATATCACCATGAAAGGTTACAACCTTACCAAAGCATTGCTCCTAAGACCTTACAGTACAATGTCCCAGAACTCTCTTCTGAGCTCCAACCAGAACGTAGAAGCACTAGAGTCCAGACATCCAAAGTCCAATAAAGACCAGGAGCATGGGGCCAAGAACACTTCAGAGAAACCCCAAACTGACAAGTCCAAGCAAATGATGCGTGTAAAGAGAGCAGATAAGGGAGGAGTGGACccagaaaaaaatgaggagaaagagaatatcaacagagagagaaaggtggaaGCACCAGCGGTCCCATCTTCCCTCATCCAGGTTCCGATTGATGACAGACCTGTTGGAGATGGTGTGATGCCAACGGGTACACCCAGAGCTGCAGGGTCTAGGCTTCTTAGCACTCTGGTGGGGAGTTTGTCCAAAGGCCGGGAGTCTGACAGTCAGGCCCAGGCTCAGGCATCACAGGGAACTGAGGACAGGGGCGATGGAAAGGTGGCAGTTGGTCGCAGGCTTCAGCACTACACTGTGGCAGACCGTGGCTTCTTGCCTTGGGAAAGAAGGAAGTACTTTCAGGACCTCCTGGAG GAAGATGAGCGTCTACAGAGGGAGCTCCTCTATCAGGCGGACGGCGCTGCAGCAGCTCGGAAGCTCCATGATACCTTTGCGGACTCCCTTCGCTATGTCAACAAACTCCTAAACAGCCAGTTTGGTTTCGCTTCCCGTAAAGTGCCTGCCCACATGCCCCACATGATCGACCGGCTCATTATGCAGGAGCTTCAAGACAC GTTCCCTGATGAATTTGATAAGACGTCCTCACACAGAGTTCGTCACTCAGAGGACATGCAGTTTGCTTTCTCTTATTTCTATTTCTTGATGAGTGCTCTGCAGCAGCTGAACATTTCACAGGTGTTTGATGAGATTGACACAGACCACTCTGGCGTTCTCTCCGACCGTGAGATCCGCACTCTGGCCACACGAATCCATGAACTGCCTCTCAGTCTACAG GATCTGACTAGTCTGGAACAAATGCTGATCAACTGCTCCAGGACTCTGCCCACCAACTTGACCCAGCTCCACATAGTCAACCCCACACAAGAGGCTTACTATGACCCTAGCatg CCTCCAGTTACTAAAGGTTTGGTGGTTCACTGTAAGGCCATCACCGAGCGTATCCACAAAGCCTTCCGGGACCAGAACAAATACAG ATTTGAAATAATGGGGGAGGAGGAGATTGCCTtcaaaatggtgaggaccaatGTTTCCCATGTGGTCGGGCAGCTGGATGACATCAGGAAGAACCCACG GAAGTTTATCTGTCTGAATGACAATATTGATCACAGTCATAAGGATGCTGGGACAGTAAAAGCTGTCCTGAGGGATTTCTATGAGTCCATGTTCCCCTTGCCCTCGCAGTTTGAGCTGCCGCGAGAGTACCGCAACCGCTTCCTCCACATGGCTGAGCTGCAGGAATG GCGTGTTTACAGGGACAAGCTGAAGTTCTGGACGCACTGCGTGTTGATCACATTGGTCATCTTTACAGTCATCTCTTTCTTTGCTGAGCAG ctgATTGTGCTAAAGCGCAGGCTGTGCCCCAGACGCAGAGTCGTTAAGGAGCTCAacccagagagagtgtga
- the chpt1 gene encoding cholinephosphotransferase 1 — protein sequence MPHCLCPEPLSAAQLKRLEEHKYSASGRSLFEPPCQIYWNWLVQQIPTWVAPNTLTIAGLIVNIVTTVTLVYYCPTATEEAPGLAFVLSALGLFIYQSLDAIDGKQARRTNSSSALGELFDHGCDAVSTVFVAVGTCISCGIGAYPNWMFFCGFVGMFMFFCAHWQTYVSGTLRFGLVDVTEVQIAIIIMYLMTAFGGVGLWEITLPVLGVKLHIFPILGIIGGFLSSTYNYFYVILNGGVGKNGSTVADTSVLSPGLHIGLILTLALIIFKKSSSQLFELHPCLYILTFGMVIAKISNKLVVAHMTKSELHLHDTAFIGPGLLFLNQYFNSFIDEYVVLWIAFALSVVDLMRYCTGLCLQIAAHLHIHVFSITHTHKD from the exons ATGCCACACTGCCTATGCCCGGAGCCGCTGTCAGCTGCTCAGCTCAAGCGACTGGAGGAGCACAAGTACAGCGCCTCGGGTCGGTCTTTATTCGAACCACCGTGCCAGATATATTGGAATTGGTTAGTTCAGCAGATACCGACGTGGGTTGCACCTAATACGTTGACTATAGCTGGACTTATTGTCAATATTGTCACCACTGTCACCCTGGTTTATTACTGTCCGACAGCAACAGAGGAG GCTCCAGGGTTGGCCTTTGTCCTTAGCGCCTTAGGCCTGTTTATTTACCAGTCTCTGGATGCCATTGATGGAAAACAGGCCAGACGCACCAATAGCAGCTCTGCACTGGGAGAGCTCTTTGACCATGGCTGTGATGCAGTCTCCACAG TTTTTGTTGCCGTGGGAACGTGCATATCCTGTGGGATAGGAGCATACCCTAATTGGATGTTCTTCTGTGGCTTTGTGGGCATGTTCATGTTCTTCTGTGCACACTGGCAGACATATGTGTCTGGAACATTGCGCTTTGGCCT GGTTGATGTGACGGAGGTCCAGATTGCCATTATAATCATGTATCTGATGACTGCTTTTGGGGGAGTAGGTCTCTGGGAAATAACG TTGCCTGTTCTGGGAGTGAAGCTGCACATTTTCCCCATTCTGGGCATCATTGGTGGCTTCCTGTCCTCAACCTACAACTATTTTTATGTGATCCTCAATGGTGGAGTAGGCAAAAATGGCTCCACAGTAGCA GACACCAGTGTGCTGTCGCCAGGGCTTCACATTGGCCTTATCCTCACTCTGGCTTTAATCATATTTAAGAAGTCCTCCAGTCAGCTGTTTGAACTACACCCCTGCCTATACATCCTAACCTTTGGCATGGTCATTGCCAAGATTTCCAACAAGCTTGTG GTAGCCCATATGACCAAGAGTGAGCTTCATCTCCATGACACTGCCTTCATCGGTCCAGGGTTACTCTTCCTTAACCAGTACTTCAACAGCTTTATTGATGAATATGTTGTCCTTTGGATTGCTTTC GCCCTGTCTGTGGTAGATCTGATGCGTTACTGCACAGGTCTGTGCCTGCAGATTGCTGCTCACCTGCACATCCATGTGTTCAGCATTACCCACACCCACAAAGACTGA
- the gnptab gene encoding N-acetylglucosamine-1-phosphotransferase subunits alpha/beta isoform X2, which translates to MVISSFLKLLQRQTYTCLSHRYGLYLCFGGLVLTIVSAFQFGEVVVEWSRDQYHVLFDSYRDNVAGRSFQTRLCLPMPIDVVYTWVNGSDTQLLKDLRVVRDQLEQEQKALREKLGKNVSEVTEAPKGRPECLLSHCIVGPIVVLDPALPANVSLKDLPSLSPSLSSAKELLQIAKPLHPTSSVSVVLFHSPSEADEAFSDFPKATLKHSISRGYLTADKEAPGLVRMQTLAYLSGFPASLKETEQLRAKLPPVVTGKIKQLHLYSEASIALLHLNSQQDFSDLTQQARKNLTMDGKELTVSPAYLFWDLSAITMSKQDEDVSASRFEDNEELRYSLRSVEKHAPWVRHIFIVTNGQIPSWLNLDNPRVTVVTHQDIFQNQSHLPTFSSPAIETHIHRIPGLSQKFIYLNDDVMFGKDVWPDDFYSHSKGQKVYLTWPVPNCAEGCPGSWIKDGYCDKACNNSACDWDGGDCLGTGGTSRFGGGAVAGAVAGGGQPWQFAGGLGGIGGVSFCNQGCANSWLADKFCDQACNVLSCGFDVGDCGQDNFGQLHHVVLRRNQSEYTIPVGELRPYFSFTGLANRVAEAQVSDSLVVRHTSVANKWKTIHLLLMSGHNSTQIHYNITFEGSDDTKFIYTFTVTVDTRELPKSNSSDHVHSEGAKESKPPVVTPEPEMPFPDIPVEKRGPKIQKIPTGHLEVAVEVPSVNESSLPADVRHELHKLEERLLKGDITMKGYNLTKALLLRPYNQEHGAKNTSEKPQTDKSKQMMRVKRADKGGVDPEKNEEKENINRERKVEAPAVPSSLIQVPIDDRPVGDGVMPTGTPRAAGSRLLSTLVGSLSKGRESDSQAQAQASQGTEDRGDGKVAVGRRLQHYTVADRGFLPWERRKYFQDLLEEDERLQRELLYQADGAAAARKLHDTFADSLRYVNKLLNSQFGFASRKVPAHMPHMIDRLIMQELQDTFPDEFDKTSSHRVRHSEDMQFAFSYFYFLMSALQQLNISQVFDEIDTDHSGVLSDREIRTLATRIHELPLSLQDLTSLEQMLINCSRTLPTNLTQLHIVNPTQEAYYDPSMPPVTKGLVVHCKAITERIHKAFRDQNKYRFEIMGEEEIAFKMVRTNVSHVVGQLDDIRKNPRKFICLNDNIDHSHKDAGTVKAVLRDFYESMFPLPSQFELPREYRNRFLHMAELQEWRVYRDKLKFWTHCVLITLVIFTVISFFAEQLIVLKRRLCPRRRVVKELNPERV; encoded by the exons ATGGTGATCAGTTCGTTTCTCAAACTCCTGCAAAGGCAGACgtacacctgtctgtctcatcGTTATGGACTTTACCTCTGCTTCGGAGGTTTGGTGCTTACGATCGTGTCAGCATTTCAGTTTGGAGAG GTGGTGGTCGAGTGGAGTAGAGATCAATACCACGTGCTCTTTGACTCCTACAGGGATAATGTAGCAGGCAGATCCTTTCAGACACG GCTTTGTCTCCCAATGCCCATCGATGTGGTGTACACTTGGGTAAATGGCTCGGACACACAGCTGTTGAAGGACCTGCGTGTTGTCAGGGACCAGTTGGAGCAGGAGCAGAAAGCCCTTAG GGAAAAGCTGGgaaaaaatgtcagtgaagTTACAGAGGCACCAAAGGGAAG GCCTGAGTGCCTGCTCTCCCATTGCATTGTTGGGCCTATTGTGGTGCTGGATCCGGCTCTACCTGCAAATGTGAGTCTGAAGGACCTGCCATCGCTGTCTCCGTCCCTCTCCTCTGCCAAAGAACTTCTGCAGATAGCTAAGCCTCTCCATCCCACCAGCAGTGTTTCTGTTGTACTCTTCCATTCTCCTAGTGAAG ctGATGAAGCTTTCTCAGACTTCCCAAAAGCCACTCTGAAACATTCCATCTCAAGAGGATACCTG ACGGCAGATAAAGAGGCTCCGGGGCTGGTCCGCATGCAGACACTGGCTTATCTCAGTGGTTTCCCGGCATCgttaaaagagacagaacagctAAGAGCCAAACTTCCCCCTGTTGTCACTGGCAAAATCAAACAG CTACACCTGTATTCGGAGGCCAGTATTGCCCTGCTCCACCTGAACAGCCAGCAGGACTTCAGTGACCTCACCCAGCAGGCCCGCAAGAACCTGACCATGGACGGGAAAGAGCTGACCGTCAGCCCAGCTTACCTGTTCTGGGACCTCAGTGCCATCACTATG TCTAAGCAGGATGAAGATGTGTCTGCTAGTCGTTTTGAAGACAACGAGGAGTTGCGCTATTCCCTTCGATCGGTGGAGAAACACGCCCCCTGGGTCCGGCACATATTCATCGTTACCAATGGACAGATCCCATCCTGGCTGAACTTGGATAACCCTCGTGTTACTGTGGTTACGCACCAG GATATCTTCCAAAATCAGAGTCATCTGCCCACTTTTAGCTCTCCCGCTATAGAGACACACATCCATCGGATCCCAGGCCTGTCTCAGAAGTTCATCTATCTCAATGATGACGTCATGTTTGGCAAGGACGTGTGGCCAGATGATTTCTACAGCCATTCCAAGGGTCAGAAG GTATACCTCACATGGCCTGTTCCAAACTGTGCGGAAGGCTGTCCAGGCTCCTGGATTAAAGATGGCTACTGTGATAAAGCGTGCAACAATTCGGCCTGTGACTGGGATGGAGGAGACTGTCTAG GAACTGGAGGGACTAGCCGTTTTGGTGGTGGAGCTGTGGCAGGAGCAGTGGCAGGAGGTGGGCAACCGTGGCAGTTTGCTGGAGGCCTGGGTGGTATTGGCGGAGTATCTTTCTGTAATCAGGGCTGTGCCAATTCCTGGCTGGCGGACAAGTTCTGCGACCAAGCATGCAATGTGCTATCTTGCGGATTTGACGTGGGAGACTGTGGCCAAG ATAACTTTGGCCAGCTGCACCATGTGGTCCTGCGGAGGAACCAGAGTGAATACACAATTCCTGTGGGGGAACTGAGGCcatatttcagtttcactgGCCTGGCCAATCGTGTAGCGGAAGCTCAGGTTAGCGACAGCCTTGTTGTTCGCCACACCTCTGTTGCCAACAAATGGAAGACCATCCACCTACTGCTCATGTCTGGCCACAACTCTACCCAGATCCACTACAACATAACCTTTGAAGGCTCTGATGACACCAAGTTCATCTACACCTTCACAGTTACCGTGGATACTCGGGAGCTTCCAAAGTCCAACAGCTCAGACCATGTACATTCAGAGGGAGCAAAAGAATCAAAGCCCCCTGTTGTGACCCCAGAGCCTGAGATGCCCTTTCCCGACATTCCTGTGGAGAAACGTGGTCCCAAGATCCAGAAAATACCAACAGGGCACTTGGAGGTGGCTGTGGAGGTTCCATCAGTGAACGAGTCTTCCCTACCAGCAGATGTACGCCATGAGCTCCATAAACTGGAGGAGCGCCTACTGAAAGGAGATATCACCATGAAAGGTTACAACCTTACCAAAGCATTGCTCCTAAGACCTTACA ACCAGGAGCATGGGGCCAAGAACACTTCAGAGAAACCCCAAACTGACAAGTCCAAGCAAATGATGCGTGTAAAGAGAGCAGATAAGGGAGGAGTGGACccagaaaaaaatgaggagaaagagaatatcaacagagagagaaaggtggaaGCACCAGCGGTCCCATCTTCCCTCATCCAGGTTCCGATTGATGACAGACCTGTTGGAGATGGTGTGATGCCAACGGGTACACCCAGAGCTGCAGGGTCTAGGCTTCTTAGCACTCTGGTGGGGAGTTTGTCCAAAGGCCGGGAGTCTGACAGTCAGGCCCAGGCTCAGGCATCACAGGGAACTGAGGACAGGGGCGATGGAAAGGTGGCAGTTGGTCGCAGGCTTCAGCACTACACTGTGGCAGACCGTGGCTTCTTGCCTTGGGAAAGAAGGAAGTACTTTCAGGACCTCCTGGAG GAAGATGAGCGTCTACAGAGGGAGCTCCTCTATCAGGCGGACGGCGCTGCAGCAGCTCGGAAGCTCCATGATACCTTTGCGGACTCCCTTCGCTATGTCAACAAACTCCTAAACAGCCAGTTTGGTTTCGCTTCCCGTAAAGTGCCTGCCCACATGCCCCACATGATCGACCGGCTCATTATGCAGGAGCTTCAAGACAC GTTCCCTGATGAATTTGATAAGACGTCCTCACACAGAGTTCGTCACTCAGAGGACATGCAGTTTGCTTTCTCTTATTTCTATTTCTTGATGAGTGCTCTGCAGCAGCTGAACATTTCACAGGTGTTTGATGAGATTGACACAGACCACTCTGGCGTTCTCTCCGACCGTGAGATCCGCACTCTGGCCACACGAATCCATGAACTGCCTCTCAGTCTACAG GATCTGACTAGTCTGGAACAAATGCTGATCAACTGCTCCAGGACTCTGCCCACCAACTTGACCCAGCTCCACATAGTCAACCCCACACAAGAGGCTTACTATGACCCTAGCatg CCTCCAGTTACTAAAGGTTTGGTGGTTCACTGTAAGGCCATCACCGAGCGTATCCACAAAGCCTTCCGGGACCAGAACAAATACAG ATTTGAAATAATGGGGGAGGAGGAGATTGCCTtcaaaatggtgaggaccaatGTTTCCCATGTGGTCGGGCAGCTGGATGACATCAGGAAGAACCCACG GAAGTTTATCTGTCTGAATGACAATATTGATCACAGTCATAAGGATGCTGGGACAGTAAAAGCTGTCCTGAGGGATTTCTATGAGTCCATGTTCCCCTTGCCCTCGCAGTTTGAGCTGCCGCGAGAGTACCGCAACCGCTTCCTCCACATGGCTGAGCTGCAGGAATG GCGTGTTTACAGGGACAAGCTGAAGTTCTGGACGCACTGCGTGTTGATCACATTGGTCATCTTTACAGTCATCTCTTTCTTTGCTGAGCAG ctgATTGTGCTAAAGCGCAGGCTGTGCCCCAGACGCAGAGTCGTTAAGGAGCTCAacccagagagagtgtga